A stretch of the Sorangium aterium genome encodes the following:
- a CDS encoding MFS transporter codes for MQHAGGAAPDIGPATPDIGAAAPDIGAATLKRVTRGLMPLFCLMYLIAYIDRQNVSYAKLEMVGALGLTEAAYGLGASLFFLGYFLFEAPANLILVRVGAGVWFSRIMGTWGLVTIALGFTQSPAMFFVLRFLLGVTEAGFFPGVLYVLTLWYPHAHRARMIGAFMMASAVANAVGSVIGGALLDLNGLLGLAGWQWVFVATGAPAVLLAPYVLWRLPSHPEQARFLTPDQKAWLARTLAAEPRQQAEGSPWRALLDIRVMALAGLYVGLPLGAYGLSYWLPTLVKGFGASNIQNGFINVIPWVFVALALWWVPRHAARNGVSAWHISGPMLLGAVTLVLSVVVPGAAPKFALLCVAAAAIFAGQPVFWSVPQKLLAGPHAAAGIAAINSVGNLGGFVAQNVVPRIYDATGSQLAPMLFLAGCLIIAGVSIQVLVPRLAGW; via the coding sequence ATGCAGCACGCAGGGGGCGCGGCCCCGGACATCGGCCCCGCGACCCCGGACATCGGCGCCGCGGCCCCAGACATCGGCGCCGCGACCCTGAAGCGGGTCACCCGTGGCCTGATGCCGCTCTTCTGCCTCATGTACCTGATCGCGTACATCGACCGGCAGAACGTCTCCTACGCCAAGCTGGAGATGGTGGGCGCCCTGGGCCTCACCGAAGCCGCCTACGGCCTCGGCGCCTCGCTGTTCTTCCTCGGCTACTTCCTGTTCGAGGCGCCGGCCAACCTGATCCTCGTCCGCGTCGGCGCCGGGGTCTGGTTCAGCCGGATCATGGGCACCTGGGGCCTCGTCACCATCGCGCTGGGGTTCACCCAGAGCCCGGCCATGTTCTTCGTCCTGCGCTTCCTGCTGGGCGTGACGGAGGCCGGGTTCTTCCCGGGCGTGCTCTACGTCCTGACCCTCTGGTACCCGCATGCGCACCGCGCCCGCATGATCGGCGCCTTCATGATGGCCAGCGCCGTGGCCAACGCGGTGGGCTCGGTCATCGGCGGCGCGCTGCTCGATCTCAACGGCCTCCTGGGGCTGGCTGGCTGGCAGTGGGTGTTCGTGGCCACCGGCGCTCCCGCCGTCCTGCTCGCGCCTTACGTCCTCTGGCGCCTGCCGAGCCACCCCGAGCAGGCCCGCTTCCTCACCCCCGACCAGAAGGCCTGGCTCGCCAGGACCCTCGCCGCTGAGCCCCGCCAACAGGCGGAAGGCTCCCCCTGGCGGGCCTTGCTGGATATACGAGTGATGGCGCTTGCCGGCCTGTATGTCGGCTTGCCGCTCGGCGCTTACGGCCTCAGCTACTGGCTGCCCACCCTCGTGAAGGGCTTCGGCGCCTCGAACATCCAGAACGGCTTCATCAACGTCATCCCCTGGGTCTTCGTCGCCTTGGCGCTCTGGTGGGTGCCGCGCCATGCCGCCCGCAACGGCGTCAGCGCCTGGCACATCTCCGGCCCCATGCTGCTGGGCGCCGTCACCCTGGTGCTGAGCGTGGTCGTGCCGGGCGCAGCGCCCAAGTTCGCCCTGCTGTGCGTCGCCGCCGCCGCCATCTTCGCCGGCCAGCCGGTGTTCTGGAGCGTGCCCCAGAAGCTCCTCGCGGGCCCGCACGCCGCCGCCGGCATCGCCGCCATCAACTCGGTGGGCAACCTCGGCGGCTTCGTGGCCCAGAACGTGGTGCCGCGCATCTACGACGCGACCGGCAGCCAGCTCGCCCCCATGCTGTTTCTGGCCGGCTGCCTGATCATCGCCGGCGTCAGCATCCAGGTGCTCGTCCCCCGGCTGGCAGGCTGGTAG
- a CDS encoding IlvD/Edd family dehydratase, with the protein MTTKKPLRSQAWFARQDKMGFYYRSWLKNRGFPQDQFDGRPVIGICNTWSELTPCNSHFRTIAEHVRWGILEAGGFPLEFPVMSLGETMLRPTAMLFRNLASMVVEESIRANPLDGVVLLMGCDKTTPALLMGAASVDLPSIGVSGGPMLRGVYKGRPIGSGTNTISMSEQLRSGQITLHEFHEAEASMHRSQGHCMTMGTASTMACMVEALGVGMPGNAAIPAVDARRNLLAREAGRRIVELVRQDVVLSQILTREAFENAIRVNGGIGGSTNAVVHLIAMARRIGVELDLDDWDRLGREVHCLVDLMPSGRFLMEDFFEAGGLPVVVRELAENGLIHKDAMTVNGRTIWENNRNAECWNREVIRTVGAPFKPNGGIAVLKGNLAPDGAVLKPSAASPHLMKHTGRAVVFETIEDLHARINDDALDIDETCIMVLKNCGPKGYPGMAEVGNMPLPPKLLRRGVTDIVRISDARMSGTAYGTVVLHIAPEAAAGGPLALVATGDLITLDVEARSLHLHVNDVELARRRAAWTPPAPHADRGHLKLYVERVLQANDGADFDFLVGKSGAPVARDNH; encoded by the coding sequence ATGACAACCAAGAAGCCTCTGCGCAGCCAAGCCTGGTTCGCCCGCCAGGACAAGATGGGGTTTTACTACCGCTCCTGGCTCAAGAACCGAGGCTTCCCGCAGGACCAGTTCGACGGACGGCCGGTGATCGGGATCTGCAACACATGGTCCGAGCTCACGCCCTGCAATTCGCATTTCAGGACGATCGCCGAGCATGTCCGCTGGGGAATTCTGGAGGCCGGCGGCTTCCCCCTCGAATTCCCGGTGATGTCGCTCGGCGAGACGATGCTCCGCCCGACCGCGATGCTGTTCAGAAACCTCGCTTCCATGGTTGTCGAGGAATCGATCCGCGCCAACCCGCTCGACGGCGTCGTGCTCCTGATGGGCTGCGACAAGACCACCCCCGCCCTCCTCATGGGCGCGGCGAGCGTCGATCTGCCGAGCATCGGCGTCTCCGGCGGCCCCATGCTGCGCGGCGTCTACAAGGGCCGGCCCATCGGCTCGGGCACCAACACCATCTCGATGAGCGAGCAGCTCCGCTCGGGCCAGATCACCCTGCATGAATTCCACGAGGCCGAGGCCTCGATGCACCGCTCTCAGGGGCACTGCATGACCATGGGCACCGCCTCCACCATGGCCTGCATGGTCGAGGCCCTCGGGGTCGGGATGCCGGGCAACGCCGCCATCCCGGCGGTCGATGCCCGCCGCAACCTCCTCGCCCGCGAGGCCGGGCGGCGGATCGTCGAGTTGGTTCGGCAGGACGTCGTGCTCTCGCAGATCCTCACCCGCGAAGCCTTCGAGAACGCGATCCGCGTCAACGGCGGCATCGGCGGTTCGACGAACGCCGTGGTGCATCTCATCGCCATGGCCCGGCGGATCGGCGTCGAGCTCGACCTTGACGACTGGGACCGGCTCGGCCGGGAGGTGCACTGCCTCGTCGACCTCATGCCCTCGGGCCGATTCCTCATGGAGGATTTCTTCGAAGCCGGGGGCCTGCCGGTCGTTGTCCGCGAGCTCGCCGAGAACGGACTCATTCACAAGGACGCCATGACGGTCAACGGCCGCACGATCTGGGAGAACAACCGGAACGCGGAGTGCTGGAACCGGGAAGTCATCCGCACCGTCGGCGCGCCCTTCAAGCCGAACGGCGGCATCGCGGTGCTGAAGGGCAATCTCGCGCCGGACGGCGCGGTCCTGAAGCCCTCCGCGGCCTCCCCGCACCTCATGAAGCATACCGGCCGCGCGGTGGTATTCGAGACGATCGAGGACCTCCACGCCCGCATCAACGACGATGCTCTCGACATCGACGAGACCTGCATCATGGTGCTCAAGAATTGCGGTCCGAAGGGCTATCCGGGCATGGCCGAGGTCGGGAACATGCCGCTGCCGCCGAAGCTCCTGCGCCGGGGCGTCACCGACATCGTCCGGATCTCCGACGCCCGCATGTCGGGCACTGCCTACGGCACCGTCGTGCTGCACATCGCGCCGGAGGCGGCGGCCGGTGGTCCCCTCGCCCTCGTCGCGACCGGCGACCTCATCACCCTCGACGTCGAGGCGCGCAGCCTGCACCTGCACGTCAACGACGTAGAGCTGGCCCGGCGTCGCGCCGCCTGGACGCCACCCGCGCCGCATGCGGACCGCGGCCATCTCAAGCTCTATGTGGAGCGCGTCCTGCAGGCGAACGACGGGGCCGACTTCGACTTCCTCGTCGGCAAGAGCGGCGCGCCCGTCGCCCGCGACAATCACTGA
- a CDS encoding dihydrodipicolinate synthase family protein: MPRAASSPFAGVFPVAPTPFLENGDLDLNGQRRVLDCMVDQGVDGICILANYSEQFLLTDAERETLTTLCLDHVAGCVPVIVTVSHFSTRIAAERARRAAAAGASLLMLMPPYHGSGLKADETAMVEHFAAVAEAGRIPIMVQDAPLSGIALSVPFLVRLAREVPEVRYFKVEVPSAAAKLRGLIKAGGDAIEGPFDGEESITLMADLDAGATGTMPSALLPDLIKPVVEHHRAGRRKEAAAEYARILPLINYENRQCGLRAAKAAMAEGGVIRSDAVRHPLEPLHPATRAGLLEIARELNPLALRWGR, from the coding sequence ATGCCACGCGCCGCCTCTTCCCCCTTCGCGGGCGTGTTCCCCGTCGCGCCGACGCCCTTTCTGGAGAATGGCGATCTCGACCTGAACGGCCAGCGCCGGGTGCTCGACTGCATGGTCGACCAGGGCGTCGACGGCATCTGCATCCTGGCCAATTATTCCGAGCAGTTCCTGCTCACCGACGCGGAGCGGGAGACGCTCACGACGCTTTGCCTCGACCATGTCGCCGGGTGCGTGCCGGTGATCGTGACGGTCAGCCACTTCTCGACCCGCATCGCCGCCGAGCGCGCCCGCCGCGCCGCCGCCGCCGGCGCAAGCCTCCTCATGCTGATGCCGCCCTATCACGGCAGCGGGCTCAAGGCCGATGAGACCGCCATGGTCGAGCACTTCGCTGCCGTCGCGGAGGCCGGGCGGATCCCGATCATGGTCCAGGACGCGCCCCTGAGCGGCATCGCGCTGTCGGTGCCGTTCCTCGTGCGCCTCGCCCGCGAGGTCCCGGAAGTCCGCTACTTCAAGGTCGAGGTGCCCAGCGCCGCCGCGAAGCTGCGCGGCCTGATAAAGGCCGGCGGCGACGCCATCGAAGGACCGTTCGACGGCGAGGAATCGATCACCCTCATGGCGGATCTCGACGCCGGGGCGACCGGCACCATGCCGAGCGCTCTCTTGCCGGATCTCATCAAGCCGGTGGTGGAGCATCACCGGGCCGGGCGGCGCAAGGAGGCGGCAGCGGAATACGCGCGCATTCTCCCCCTCATCAACTACGAGAACCGCCAATGCGGCCTGCGCGCCGCCAAGGCGGCGATGGCCGAAGGCGGCGTGATCCGCAGCGACGCCGTCCGCCACCCCCTCGAGCCGCTCCATCCGGCGACCCGGGCGGGCCTCCTCGAGATCGCCAGGGAGCTGAACCCGCTCGCGCTCCGCTGGGGCCGGTAG
- a CDS encoding mechanosensitive ion channel family protein translates to MNETLKRYVDVGLLIGAEIGTKIVGAIALWIVGRLVIRGILRLLDRTTKFRNIDETLARYLHSVASVLLNILLIITVLGVFGVQTFTFAGILAATGVAIGMAWSGLLANLAAGVFMIVLRPFKAGDVVTVAGVTGIVHSIGLFVTSVDTFDNERTFLGNNKIFGEIIKNHSDNPVARLNINVQLPHGADVHKVIAVLKEKLTNAPHAASNPAPFVEMVGMTLSGPLLVAHPYVESAKYPLALAAAHLVVYDEVAKLGYPTPAQAVVLREDGARLAAVNGHDARGLSQVSNSGTPEAP, encoded by the coding sequence ATGAACGAGACCCTCAAGAGATATGTGGACGTCGGGCTCCTGATCGGCGCCGAGATCGGCACCAAGATCGTCGGGGCCATCGCCCTGTGGATCGTGGGGCGCCTGGTCATACGCGGCATCCTTCGCTTGCTCGATCGAACGACGAAGTTCCGCAACATCGACGAGACGCTCGCGCGTTACCTGCACTCTGTCGCGAGCGTGCTGCTCAACATACTCCTCATCATCACGGTCCTCGGCGTCTTCGGCGTCCAGACCTTCACCTTCGCCGGGATCCTGGCGGCGACCGGGGTCGCCATCGGTATGGCCTGGTCTGGCCTGCTCGCCAATCTGGCCGCTGGCGTCTTCATGATCGTGCTGCGCCCTTTCAAGGCCGGCGACGTGGTCACCGTCGCCGGCGTGACGGGCATCGTGCATTCGATCGGCCTCTTCGTCACGTCGGTCGATACCTTCGACAATGAACGCACCTTTCTCGGCAACAACAAGATCTTCGGCGAGATCATCAAGAACCACTCCGATAACCCCGTCGCACGCTTGAACATCAATGTCCAGCTTCCCCACGGCGCCGACGTGCACAAGGTCATCGCGGTATTGAAGGAGAAGCTCACCAATGCGCCTCATGCCGCCAGCAACCCAGCGCCGTTCGTCGAGATGGTGGGCATGACCCTCTCCGGCCCGCTGCTCGTCGCGCATCCCTACGTCGAGAGCGCGAAATACCCCTTGGCGCTCGCCGCCGCACACCTGGTCGTTTATGACGAGGTCGCGAAGCTTGGCTACCCGACCCCGGCGCAGGCGGTGGTGCTCCGCGAAGACGGAGCGCGGCTCGCGGCGGTCAATGGGCACGACGCGCGTGGGCTCTCGCAGGTGTCAAACAGCGGGACGCCCGAAGCGCCCTGA
- a CDS encoding IS110 family transposase has protein sequence MQRTIGLDVHAASTTFAVVGESGKRLGSHLVETNGQAVVEQLKAIAGKRHVVLEEGTQSGWLYEILSPHAEEIVVAMVSESRGQKSDESDAFHLAEQLRTGALKQRVFKEVGEHKRLGELGRTHAMIVQDVVRAQNRIKALLRSRGVAVEGKSVYSDKGREEFLKQLPDASRGAATMLYAQYDAVEAIGGERRRISSPKRTDTR, from the coding sequence ATGCAGAGGACCATCGGTCTGGATGTGCATGCCGCAAGCACGACGTTTGCGGTGGTCGGGGAGAGCGGCAAGCGGCTGGGGTCGCACTTGGTCGAGACGAACGGCCAAGCGGTGGTGGAGCAACTCAAGGCGATCGCCGGCAAGAGGCACGTGGTGCTCGAGGAGGGGACGCAGAGCGGGTGGCTCTACGAGATCCTCTCGCCGCACGCGGAGGAGATCGTGGTGGCGATGGTCTCGGAGAGCCGAGGCCAGAAGAGCGACGAGAGCGACGCGTTCCACCTGGCCGAGCAGCTGCGCACGGGAGCGCTCAAGCAGCGCGTGTTCAAGGAGGTGGGCGAGCACAAGAGGCTGGGCGAGCTGGGCCGCACCCACGCGATGATCGTGCAGGACGTGGTGCGGGCGCAGAACCGGATCAAAGCGTTGCTTCGGTCGCGCGGCGTGGCCGTAGAGGGCAAGAGCGTGTACTCGGACAAGGGCCGCGAGGAGTTTTTGAAGCAGCTGCCGGACGCGAGCCGCGGGGCGGCGACGATGTTGTACGCGCAGTACGATGCGGTGGAAGCCATCGGCGGCGAGCGGAGAAGGATCTCGTCGCCGAAGCGCACCGACACGCGATGA
- a CDS encoding transposase has product MSRVLESCPGLGPIRVAQLMPIVVSPARFRTKRQFWS; this is encoded by the coding sequence ATGAGCCGGGTGCTGGAGTCGTGCCCAGGGCTGGGTCCGATCCGGGTGGCGCAGCTGATGCCGATCGTGGTGTCGCCGGCGCGGTTCCGGACCAAGCGGCAGTTCTGGTCGTAG
- a CDS encoding PKD domain-containing protein, which produces MQGSTAVALALALPACGQQGIDGGDAAETGVIRAALAIRGERHDVTAVHYKVVGASSTCRDTAIAEATSALDIDVPLAGDVPYDDELVTGSGAHAAAEGTFVLPRGNYRVCATPMHDASPSEECAPAETVVDVPGQWTREVMLVSQCRGDTDGLLDAVVALNSPPKINSLDIAPSKFITLCETATITVDAEDPDGDAISITWQIGSKVSGSSPVLGLPGPVGTFSTDTPGVYTIQVKATDGAGSPPFAGSTSSSRAASTAPSRPASAPCRSMAPRLATSTLSDRALVTRITSSPRSPT; this is translated from the coding sequence GTGCAAGGATCGACGGCCGTCGCGCTCGCGCTCGCGTTGCCGGCGTGCGGCCAACAGGGGATCGACGGCGGTGACGCTGCGGAGACCGGGGTCATCCGTGCCGCCCTCGCGATCCGGGGCGAGCGGCACGACGTGACGGCGGTTCACTACAAGGTCGTCGGCGCCAGCAGCACCTGCAGGGACACGGCGATCGCGGAGGCGACCAGCGCCCTCGACATCGATGTGCCCCTCGCCGGCGACGTGCCCTACGACGACGAGCTCGTCACGGGCTCCGGGGCGCACGCGGCCGCGGAGGGCACGTTCGTGCTGCCTCGCGGCAATTACCGCGTCTGCGCTACGCCGATGCACGACGCTTCGCCGTCGGAAGAGTGCGCTCCCGCCGAGACGGTGGTGGATGTCCCTGGGCAGTGGACGAGGGAAGTCATGCTCGTGTCCCAGTGCCGCGGGGATACCGACGGCCTCCTCGACGCGGTGGTCGCCCTGAACTCCCCGCCAAAGATCAACAGCCTCGACATCGCGCCCAGCAAGTTCATCACCCTGTGCGAGACGGCCACGATCACCGTGGACGCAGAGGATCCCGATGGCGACGCGATCTCGATCACCTGGCAGATCGGCTCGAAGGTGAGCGGGTCCTCCCCGGTCCTCGGCCTTCCTGGGCCCGTCGGCACGTTCTCGACGGACACGCCGGGCGTCTACACCATTCAAGTCAAGGCCACCGACGGCGCGGGTTCTCCTCCGTTCGCCGGGTCGACGTCGAGCTCGAGAGCGGCATCGACTGCTCCTTCCAGGCCGGCGTCCGCGCCGTGTCGCTCAATGGCGCCGCGATTGGCAACTTCGACCCTATCGGATCGTGCACTTGTGACTCGGATCACGAGCTCGCCTCGTTCACCGACGTGA
- a CDS encoding DUF2871 domain-containing protein, translating into MSTEMRKSYNAAHVCMIVGVVSGLFYREFTKVNHFTGETQLALMHTHLLALGTLGFLIVLALDKQFQLSGTTLFTYFFWFYNAGVAITVSMMGVHGIATVLGYHVPEAVPWTAGVGHILLTVGLILLFVLLGKRLTEPVKPGTAESEPAKTSAAFPNELPGIGGGDRAAPHPRPQATARARG; encoded by the coding sequence GTGAGCACCGAAATGCGGAAGTCGTACAACGCAGCACACGTCTGCATGATCGTCGGAGTGGTCTCCGGGCTGTTCTACCGAGAGTTCACCAAGGTCAATCACTTCACCGGCGAGACCCAATTGGCCCTCATGCACACCCACCTGCTCGCCCTGGGCACGCTGGGCTTCCTGATCGTCCTCGCCCTCGACAAGCAGTTTCAGCTGTCCGGGACGACGCTGTTCACGTACTTCTTCTGGTTCTACAACGCGGGGGTCGCGATCACTGTGAGCATGATGGGCGTCCACGGCATCGCGACCGTGCTCGGCTACCACGTGCCGGAGGCCGTGCCGTGGACCGCGGGGGTGGGCCACATCCTGCTCACGGTCGGGCTCATCCTCCTGTTCGTCCTGCTCGGCAAGCGCCTCACCGAGCCCGTGAAGCCGGGGACCGCGGAGTCCGAGCCCGCGAAAACCTCGGCCGCCTTCCCGAACGAGCTTCCCGGGATCGGAGGAGGTGACCGCGCCGCCCCACATCCACGGCCGCAGGCCACGGCACGTGCGCGAGGTTGA
- a CDS encoding DUF4267 domain-containing protein, which translates to MNNATIASSASSLPLRRLGGAGIATLLTGLTLCFIGARFLVVPGTAAAAFGVPLAGLAAYAVAKGVRDLSVGALLIAFALLGERRAAALTLLLGSVIPVVDGAIVLAWRGAHAGYLAIHWGTAVLCIALGVLQLRRRA; encoded by the coding sequence ATGAACAACGCCACTATCGCTTCCTCCGCCTCGTCCCTTCCGTTGCGCCGCCTCGGTGGGGCGGGCATTGCCACGCTGCTCACCGGCCTCACGCTGTGCTTCATCGGCGCGCGTTTCCTGGTTGTCCCCGGCACCGCGGCTGCGGCCTTCGGCGTGCCGCTCGCTGGCCTCGCCGCGTACGCTGTCGCCAAGGGAGTGCGCGACCTCTCCGTCGGCGCCTTGCTCATCGCCTTCGCGCTCCTTGGCGAGCGGCGCGCCGCGGCGCTCACGCTGCTCCTCGGCTCCGTGATCCCCGTCGTCGACGGAGCCATCGTGCTCGCGTGGCGCGGCGCTCACGCGGGCTACCTCGCGATCCACTGGGGCACCGCCGTGCTCTGCATCGCGCTCGGCGTGCTGCAGCTCCGCCGCCGTGCGTGA
- a CDS encoding AraC family transcriptional regulator: MYQDDPLSSRFSMAKLSSELVCRTAARGAWALELPARPILVLHHVTEGSCVLRAGREAVSLYQGDVALVRPNVGHRVDHGDARAKPVLLDRWLEVSREEDGERVLGRGAATARALCGVFRFEHDALAPLLQVLPTVIHAGARAIEARPSFADALARLRSELHETRLGAGLARRRWLELILIELVRLLADREPAKLAALGATQDPVVARAIAELVHDPARAWDVDTLARTVGVSRATLARRFLEATGAPPMAYRATLRTEHARRLLRETTLSNQQIAHAVGFATVQAFQRAFRRETGATPSAVRAQLRAAHG; the protein is encoded by the coding sequence ATGTACCAGGATGACCCGCTATCGAGCCGATTTTCCATGGCAAAACTCTCGTCCGAGCTTGTCTGCCGGACCGCGGCGCGAGGGGCTTGGGCGCTCGAGCTTCCGGCGCGTCCGATCCTGGTGCTCCACCACGTGACCGAGGGGAGCTGCGTGCTGCGCGCCGGGCGAGAGGCTGTCTCGCTCTACCAGGGCGACGTGGCGCTGGTGCGACCGAACGTGGGGCACCGCGTCGACCACGGCGACGCGAGGGCGAAGCCCGTGCTCCTCGACCGGTGGCTCGAGGTCTCGCGAGAGGAGGACGGCGAGCGCGTGCTCGGCCGCGGCGCCGCCACGGCGCGCGCGCTGTGCGGCGTGTTCCGGTTCGAGCACGACGCGCTTGCCCCCTTGCTGCAGGTCCTGCCGACGGTGATCCACGCCGGCGCGCGGGCCATCGAGGCGCGGCCCTCGTTTGCCGACGCGCTGGCGCGCCTGCGGAGCGAGCTGCACGAGACGCGCCTGGGGGCGGGGCTGGCTCGCCGTCGCTGGCTCGAGCTCATCCTCATCGAGCTCGTGCGGCTGCTCGCCGACCGCGAGCCCGCGAAGCTCGCCGCGCTCGGCGCCACGCAGGACCCCGTCGTCGCCCGCGCGATCGCCGAGCTCGTGCACGACCCGGCGCGCGCGTGGGACGTCGACACCCTGGCGCGAACGGTGGGCGTCTCGCGCGCCACGCTCGCCCGGCGGTTCCTCGAGGCCACGGGCGCGCCGCCCATGGCGTACCGGGCGACGCTGCGCACCGAGCACGCGCGCCGCCTGCTTCGGGAGACGACGCTGTCGAACCAGCAGATCGCCCACGCGGTCGGGTTCGCCACGGTGCAGGCGTTTCAGCGCGCGTTTCGGCGCGAGACCGGGGCGACGCCGTCGGCTGTCCGCGCGCAGCTGCGCGCCGCGCACGGCTGA